A region of Paenibacillus sp. 37 DNA encodes the following proteins:
- a CDS encoding acyltransferase — protein sequence MSETLKRERIPELNLVRAMAIIGVLCVHSTSYATVDMTGSGYYWLYNFINIFMKYGTPTFIFMSSFVLFYNYYSRPLDKKLVSNFYKKRFVYILLPYFLFSLMYFVLLHFTHYQGRPFGESAVSFITKLFTGKAYTHLYFVFINMQFYLLFPLVLWLLKKYPSVVKWSVPIGLLIQWAFIVSNKYGFQVPNKGSWAFSYFSYFMLGAFIGVYFPKIKQWFVISRANATKGRVASWILLWAVWIIAGLGHVYIYYLLRLKIATYNTLWYEFFWNVHTFACALVLIQIAYLLYRKGPSLIVKPLNRLGALSFGIYLIHPFFLLVYREFPPQTGVSWLVHLWYAGGFGVALIASWIVVGLTARFVPYAWVIFGNLPKPKPRLVPQQNSGQLDV from the coding sequence ATGAGTGAAACACTGAAAAGAGAGCGAATCCCAGAGCTGAATCTGGTGCGTGCCATGGCAATTATCGGCGTACTGTGCGTGCATTCCACGTCCTATGCGACGGTGGACATGACGGGTTCAGGCTACTACTGGCTGTACAACTTTATTAATATCTTTATGAAATATGGTACGCCAACCTTTATTTTTATGAGCAGTTTTGTACTGTTCTATAACTATTATTCCCGTCCGCTGGATAAGAAACTCGTAAGTAATTTTTACAAGAAAAGATTCGTGTATATATTGCTTCCGTATTTCCTGTTTTCATTAATGTATTTTGTGTTGCTGCATTTCACGCATTATCAGGGCCGACCTTTCGGCGAATCGGCAGTAAGTTTTATCACGAAATTGTTTACAGGTAAGGCCTATACACATCTGTACTTTGTGTTTATTAACATGCAATTTTATCTGTTATTCCCATTGGTGTTATGGTTGCTTAAGAAATATCCTTCTGTGGTGAAATGGTCTGTTCCGATTGGACTATTGATTCAATGGGCATTCATCGTAAGTAATAAATATGGATTCCAGGTACCCAACAAGGGAAGCTGGGCTTTCTCGTATTTTTCCTACTTCATGCTGGGTGCTTTTATCGGGGTGTATTTCCCTAAAATCAAGCAATGGTTTGTCATCAGTCGGGCCAATGCAACCAAAGGGCGCGTAGCTTCATGGATTCTGCTTTGGGCGGTGTGGATCATTGCCGGACTTGGCCATGTGTATATCTATTATCTGCTGCGTCTGAAGATCGCAACGTATAACACACTGTGGTATGAATTCTTCTGGAATGTGCATACCTTTGCTTGTGCGCTGGTGCTTATCCAGATTGCCTATCTGCTCTATCGCAAAGGGCCGTCACTCATCGTCAAGCCGCTGAATCGGCTTGGGGCATTGTCTTTTGGCATCTATCTGATTCACCCCTTCTTCCTGCTGGTGTATCGTGAATTTCCACCGCAAACAGGAGTCTCCTGGTTAGTGCATCTGTGGTATGCGGGAGGATTCGGTGTAGCTCTGATCGCTTCGTGGATTGTCGTTGGATTGACGGCAAGGTTCGTTCCCTATGCATGGGTCATCTTTGGCAATCTGCCAAAACCGAAACCGCGACTGGTCCCACAACAGAACTCGGGCCAACTGGACGTTTGA
- a CDS encoding TVP38/TMEM64 family protein, which produces MSYITEENIRFWLEKFRSFGPLPGILLTFMKSFVPPLPTLLIVGVNGAVYGLWAGFLYSWIGMILGCTVTFLIVREIGKSAFVERWARKPRVQRSMVWIRRNAFGYVFLLSIFPVGPFVIINVAAGIARMRLLSFLLAVGCGKAIMIFSVTYIGSNVEQFLEHPVRWVGVLLFIAVSLWASRKLERHFTRSSSDGEELNDLNQPSGKSISS; this is translated from the coding sequence ATGTCATATATTACGGAAGAAAATATTCGTTTCTGGCTGGAGAAGTTTCGCTCTTTCGGCCCCTTACCGGGAATATTGCTTACGTTTATGAAATCATTTGTGCCGCCACTTCCAACACTGTTGATTGTGGGCGTGAACGGTGCGGTATATGGTCTGTGGGCAGGGTTCTTATATTCATGGATTGGCATGATTCTCGGTTGTACTGTGACATTTCTGATCGTAAGGGAGATCGGGAAATCTGCTTTTGTGGAACGGTGGGCACGCAAACCTCGTGTACAACGCAGCATGGTATGGATTCGGAGGAACGCGTTCGGGTATGTCTTTCTGCTCAGTATCTTCCCGGTGGGTCCGTTCGTCATTATTAATGTGGCGGCAGGAATCGCGCGAATGCGGTTGTTATCTTTCCTGCTCGCGGTGGGTTGTGGTAAAGCGATTATGATTTTCTCTGTGACGTATATCGGTTCCAATGTGGAACAATTTCTGGAGCACCCTGTACGATGGGTAGGTGTATTGCTTTTTATTGCAGTATCCCTGTGGGCAAGCCGCAAACTGGAGCGACATTTTACCCGGTCATCGTCAGATGGTGAAGAGTTGAATGATCTGAATCAACCATCTGGAAAATCAATCTCCTCATAA
- a CDS encoding response regulator, producing MRAIVIDDEKPAQLHLERLLRTDGRITPVQCFSTARDGLHFLAKERVDVVFLDIGMPEMNGLEAAEYIQQLDQSIRIIFVTAYADHAVEAFELHALDYVLKPVSSTRLAKTVDRIAGIMSHHSQVAATAEVQGSEPVPVELDTEVPGLLTFKHLDIYRSLDQGAKKHKWRTTKSQELFAFLFHHREEWVSKEILLDKLWGDVSQEKGLTHLHTSVYQIRKLFKEWNMTGKLEYNMNRYRLLSGNLVSDVDQFEKAMVYNVITSDNIGDLKHMIPLYRGDYLEEHDYRWAQAKARELRRKYTALVMDIARWDMEHGRGKEAIEQLTILQEREPYSEEICRLMMEVYASMDDQQGILRLYHSFTLTLNEDLGHQPEPETSRLYQSLTDK from the coding sequence GTGAGAGCCATTGTGATCGATGATGAGAAGCCAGCGCAGCTTCATCTGGAGCGACTACTACGAACGGACGGACGAATTACACCCGTGCAATGTTTTTCGACAGCTCGTGATGGTCTGCATTTTCTGGCAAAGGAACGTGTAGATGTTGTATTTTTGGACATTGGAATGCCGGAGATGAATGGCCTGGAAGCGGCTGAATATATACAGCAATTGGATCAGAGTATTCGTATTATCTTTGTTACGGCTTATGCGGACCATGCAGTGGAAGCATTTGAACTGCATGCACTGGATTATGTACTGAAACCGGTAAGCTCGACCCGATTGGCCAAAACCGTTGATCGAATCGCGGGCATAATGTCGCATCATTCCCAAGTTGCAGCCACCGCCGAGGTACAGGGATCGGAACCCGTACCTGTGGAGTTGGATACTGAAGTTCCGGGGCTGCTAACGTTCAAACATCTGGATATCTACAGAAGTTTGGATCAGGGTGCCAAGAAACATAAGTGGCGCACAACCAAATCACAGGAATTGTTTGCTTTTTTGTTTCATCACAGGGAAGAATGGGTAAGCAAGGAGATTCTGCTGGATAAGCTATGGGGTGATGTTTCCCAGGAAAAGGGATTAACCCATCTACATACTTCCGTGTACCAGATTCGAAAGCTTTTTAAGGAATGGAACATGACAGGCAAGCTGGAGTACAATATGAACCGTTATCGTCTGTTATCAGGTAATCTGGTAAGTGATGTGGACCAATTTGAAAAAGCCATGGTCTACAACGTCATCACATCAGACAATATTGGTGACTTGAAGCATATGATTCCGCTTTATCGTGGCGATTATCTGGAAGAGCATGATTATCGTTGGGCACAGGCCAAAGCAAGGGAACTCAGACGCAAGTATACAGCGCTGGTTATGGATATCGCGAGATGGGACATGGAGCATGGGCGTGGCAAAGAAGCGATTGAGCAATTAACGATATTACAGGAACGGGAGCCTTATTCGGAAGAGATCTGCCGACTCATGATGGAAGTGTATGCATCCATGGATGATCAGCAAGGCATACTTCGTTTGTATCATTCATTTACATTGACATTAAATGAGGATCTGGGACATCAGCCAGAACCGGAAACAAGCAGGTTATATCAGAGCCTGACGGATAAATAG
- a CDS encoding cryptochrome/photolyase family protein — translation MKLFIHRKDLRTDDLAAFDYLREHQEESVHILIYDSFLLRQGREKEHSGVNFRQHAAELGRQYLEAKRKLHVAYGKPAEVVEFILNEFKGEIDEIVVHRDMTPYAIERDRAIRKVSEAREVSFTQLTDHLLMDLNGFANFTGKSEPYKVFAAFHRRWVEFMNEHPNPPSATTVAELKVSDRPIEWPDAMRVPSELLEGSGSNDEDPHLLLDEFLSDRIAEYGDHRDEYEAYEPSHLSSYVAVGAVSIRKMYDAANRTAEAGEWIRQLCFRDFYLYRAVYESHYFTYEKVYDLSSLHDDHFERWCKAETGIPIIDAAMTELNETGHMPNRLRILTAMFLTKNLQCPFTLGEAYFRRKLSDYDNIQNRGNWLWCASLGENAAPYFRVNNPVTQSEKYDPQGDYIRKWLPELKDLHSKDIHQPRKDAIVDLKASRQAAIEVYKQILASRGK, via the coding sequence ATGAAGCTATTCATACACCGCAAAGACTTGCGTACGGATGATCTGGCCGCATTCGACTATTTGCGGGAACACCAAGAAGAGAGTGTGCATATTCTCATCTATGATTCATTCCTCCTGCGGCAAGGCCGAGAGAAGGAACACAGCGGTGTGAATTTCAGGCAGCACGCAGCGGAATTAGGCAGGCAGTATCTTGAAGCCAAACGAAAACTGCATGTTGCTTACGGCAAACCGGCTGAAGTGGTTGAATTCATCCTGAACGAATTCAAAGGTGAGATTGACGAGATTGTGGTCCATCGGGACATGACGCCATATGCAATCGAGCGGGATAGGGCCATACGCAAAGTCAGTGAGGCACGCGAGGTTTCGTTCACACAACTGACAGATCATCTGCTGATGGATCTGAATGGATTCGCGAATTTCACGGGCAAGTCGGAGCCTTATAAGGTATTTGCGGCTTTCCATCGGCGGTGGGTGGAATTCATGAATGAACATCCCAATCCTCCTTCGGCAACAACCGTTGCCGAGTTGAAGGTGAGTGATCGTCCGATTGAATGGCCGGATGCGATGAGGGTACCTTCAGAGTTGCTGGAGGGCAGTGGTTCGAATGACGAGGACCCGCATCTGCTGTTGGATGAATTCTTATCGGATCGAATTGCTGAATATGGGGATCATCGAGATGAATATGAGGCTTACGAGCCGAGTCATCTCAGTTCGTATGTAGCGGTGGGAGCCGTGTCTATCCGCAAAATGTACGATGCCGCGAATCGCACGGCGGAAGCTGGAGAGTGGATCAGGCAGCTGTGTTTCCGCGACTTCTATCTGTATCGGGCGGTCTATGAGAGTCACTATTTTACATATGAAAAGGTGTACGATCTCTCGTCCCTCCATGACGATCATTTTGAACGGTGGTGCAAGGCGGAGACAGGCATTCCAATTATTGATGCAGCTATGACGGAACTGAATGAAACCGGACATATGCCAAACCGGTTGCGGATTCTCACGGCGATGTTTCTCACCAAAAACCTGCAATGTCCGTTTACCTTGGGTGAAGCCTATTTCAGGCGCAAGCTGAGTGACTATGATAACATTCAGAACCGTGGTAACTGGCTATGGTGTGCCTCGCTTGGGGAGAATGCGGCTCCGTATTTTCGGGTGAACAACCCGGTAACGCAGTCCGAGAAATATGATCCGCAAGGCGATTATATTCGCAAGTGGTTGCCTGAATTGAAAGACTTGCACAGCAAAGACATTCATCAGCCGCGCAAGGATGCCATTGTGGATCTAAAGGCATCAAGACAGGCAGCAATTGAGGTGTACAAACAGATTCTGGCGAGTCGTGGGAAGTAG
- a CDS encoding cupin domain-containing protein: protein MNERKKDIETLFLQDDGVIPNHPTLPVLLYKNVWAEEAFHAESLLNRNGWGNSWLNGVFNYHHYHSNAHEALAVVSGFVQLILGGEHGQKVYLQTGDVVVLPAGTGHKRLEASADFRIAGAYPGGMSYNTRTGEEDDRAKALQEIREVPIPDTDPVYGQDGPLIEIWSGKNS, encoded by the coding sequence ATGAATGAACGGAAAAAGGACATAGAGACGTTATTCCTTCAGGATGACGGTGTAATTCCCAATCACCCGACCCTGCCTGTGCTTTTGTATAAAAACGTATGGGCTGAAGAGGCTTTTCATGCAGAATCGTTGCTGAACCGTAATGGCTGGGGAAATAGCTGGTTGAATGGTGTGTTCAATTATCATCACTATCATAGCAATGCTCATGAGGCTCTCGCGGTGGTGAGTGGATTCGTACAACTGATTCTGGGCGGAGAACATGGGCAGAAAGTTTATCTTCAAACAGGTGACGTTGTCGTGCTTCCTGCCGGGACAGGGCATAAACGTCTGGAGGCCAGTGCCGACTTTCGTATTGCGGGCGCCTACCCGGGCGGTATGAGCTACAATACACGCACAGGTGAGGAAGATGATCGTGCCAAGGCTCTTCAGGAAATCCGAGAGGTTCCGATCCCGGATACCGATCCTGTCTATGGTCAGGATGGGCCACTAATCGAAATTTGGAGTGGGAAGAATTCATAA
- a CDS encoding NAD-dependent epimerase/dehydratase family protein: protein MNIVITGASGFVGFNLSQYLAQKGHRITLLDRDDYCQRLVHISPLHEMPFICCNLASDRIHLPSGTDYIIHLAAMPHVDYSYHQPGEVFRNNTLSTQAILQYATEHHIPVLLASSVEVYGGDWGRVYHESDPYAPVSPYSASKVACEMLAHSYAQCYQLPVKLFRLTNLYGPWQLPDRIIPRNFGRMLDGLPLDIQGSAVRDFLYVDDALRAIEQIMLKGKDGQVYNISTGLGTTMQEIGEILKPMDRSVAAVEIREQEPTQSRGSSLVVHSGRLRAELGWLPQTTLEKGLEKTFRWYREHPEWVRQFSREYHTTRETRSFIIDMARYAVPAV from the coding sequence GTGAACATTGTTATTACAGGGGCTTCTGGATTTGTGGGATTTAATCTTTCACAGTATTTGGCGCAAAAAGGGCATCGAATTACCCTTCTGGATCGGGATGATTATTGTCAGAGGCTGGTTCATATCTCTCCTCTGCATGAGATGCCGTTCATCTGTTGTAACCTTGCATCGGACCGAATTCATCTACCTTCAGGAACAGATTACATTATCCATCTGGCGGCCATGCCACACGTGGATTATTCGTATCATCAACCAGGAGAAGTCTTCCGCAATAATACACTTAGCACACAGGCTATCCTGCAATATGCTACGGAACATCACATTCCAGTCTTGCTGGCTTCATCCGTTGAAGTGTATGGAGGCGATTGGGGCAGAGTCTATCACGAATCAGATCCGTATGCACCCGTCTCTCCTTATTCCGCATCCAAAGTTGCCTGTGAAATGCTGGCTCACTCCTACGCTCAATGTTACCAGCTTCCAGTCAAACTCTTTCGTTTGACCAACCTCTATGGACCCTGGCAATTACCAGACCGTATTATTCCCCGAAATTTTGGACGGATGTTGGACGGACTGCCTCTGGATATTCAGGGATCGGCAGTGCGTGATTTCTTGTATGTGGATGATGCCCTCCGGGCCATTGAACAGATTATGCTGAAAGGCAAAGACGGACAGGTCTACAACATATCGACAGGGCTTGGAACAACCATGCAGGAGATCGGGGAGATATTGAAACCAATGGATCGATCCGTAGCTGCTGTAGAGATCCGGGAGCAAGAACCAACCCAGTCCAGGGGGTCGAGTCTGGTCGTGCACTCAGGCAGATTGCGAGCGGAATTGGGATGGTTACCGCAAACCACGTTGGAAAAGGGATTGGAAAAAACTTTCCGTTGGTATCGGGAACATCCCGAATGGGTCAGACAGTTCAGCCGTGAATACCATACAACAAGGGAAACGCGCAGTTTCATTATCGATATGGCAAGATACGCAGTTCCAGCCGTATAA
- a CDS encoding CsbD family protein, whose translation MSNSTSDKIKAGVNKAKGEVKDQIGNATNNRSLQAEGKKDKAKGAVQDKIADIKKDH comes from the coding sequence ATGAGTAATTCAACTAGCGATAAAATCAAAGCAGGCGTAAACAAGGCCAAAGGCGAAGTGAAGGATCAGATCGGTAATGCAACCAATAACAGATCCCTTCAGGCTGAGGGTAAAAAAGACAAAGCCAAAGGTGCTGTACAGGATAAAATTGCCGACATTAAAAAAGATCACTAG
- a CDS encoding HNH endonuclease, translating into METGPAPFRQGKTEQEARLSKTCMYCGQQRPMSEFRRRTGKRAGLGARRGACRSCRQLGGQAADHESGSSVGRTNERMERQRDGLETRAVTARPSASARNEAGRTSHGMEHGAATVSQSDRSLVSQSSVDSSSSNDDERAELVTSPPSSSGIRKKRRRRRKSNRSESITGNELRETSLEQDGSAGEVGDEPQPGEHWRGEEGHSQGHAAANEKGTAQRAGARAAAAVQAAEQAAAAHQALLPAEPQGPAAEPMAADQPTAAKRKRKRRRKRAAALAPGAGQARSVAAEAHAPALSDRGDATTVVAPTAAEAQPAATRREPGQAPGAAAEAGPPAPVRQPGSPGSKPRQARKERAPKANGEDAARGASGQRPAHASRSHGAGTDGRPRRQTPSAPVAIDPEDPASLRTNRQGMVRMRGKTDKGRRWHQEVDMELAVTLVKEKAAVVVNRYTIRRLFSNKDFKRYILTRDHYTCYFCGSYGDTIDHLLPRAKGGHTTPLNCVCACNLCNQSKAAMDAEEFMRSGIPEWNAAHQAELIELAMQEAQLE; encoded by the coding sequence ATGGAGACGGGTCCAGCCCCTTTCCGGCAAGGAAAGACGGAACAAGAAGCGCGACTGAGCAAAACGTGTATGTATTGCGGACAACAGCGGCCGATGTCCGAATTCCGGCGCAGAACCGGAAAGCGGGCAGGTCTCGGAGCCAGGCGGGGAGCCTGCCGCAGCTGTCGCCAGCTTGGTGGACAGGCTGCTGATCACGAGTCAGGTTCAAGCGTCGGACGAACGAATGAACGGATGGAGCGTCAACGGGATGGCTTAGAGACACGTGCTGTTACTGCCAGACCCTCTGCATCTGCGAGAAATGAGGCAGGTCGTACCTCCCACGGTATGGAGCATGGAGCTGCTACGGTGTCTCAGTCTGACAGAAGTCTGGTGTCTCAATCGTCAGTAGACTCAAGTTCTTCGAATGACGATGAACGCGCTGAATTGGTGACTTCGCCCCCCTCTTCTTCGGGTATACGGAAGAAGAGGAGAAGACGGAGGAAGAGCAACCGATCGGAGAGCATAACGGGAAATGAACTGAGAGAGACGAGTCTGGAGCAGGATGGCTCGGCGGGTGAGGTAGGAGATGAGCCACAGCCAGGTGAGCACTGGCGTGGGGAAGAAGGGCATTCGCAGGGGCATGCTGCTGCGAATGAAAAAGGCACTGCACAGCGGGCTGGCGCGCGCGCAGCCGCTGCAGTGCAGGCAGCCGAACAAGCTGCGGCGGCCCACCAAGCTCTGCTGCCTGCTGAGCCGCAAGGCCCGGCAGCAGAGCCCATGGCTGCGGATCAACCGACCGCAGCCAAACGCAAGCGCAAGCGGCGCCGCAAGCGTGCTGCCGCGCTCGCGCCCGGCGCAGGGCAGGCCCGCAGCGTAGCTGCTGAGGCCCATGCGCCGGCACTGAGCGACCGTGGCGATGCCACCACGGTCGTTGCACCTACGGCGGCGGAGGCACAGCCTGCCGCCACCAGGCGCGAGCCTGGGCAAGCGCCGGGGGCTGCTGCGGAGGCAGGGCCTCCAGCGCCCGTGCGCCAGCCTGGCTCGCCAGGGTCCAAGCCGCGCCAGGCGCGCAAGGAGCGTGCGCCCAAGGCGAACGGCGAAGACGCTGCCCGCGGTGCATCCGGGCAGCGACCCGCGCATGCCAGCCGCAGCCACGGCGCTGGCACGGATGGCCGTCCCCGCCGCCAGACCCCGTCGGCTCCGGTAGCCATCGACCCGGAAGATCCGGCTTCGCTCCGGACCAACCGGCAAGGCATGGTGCGGATGCGTGGCAAGACGGACAAGGGGCGCCGTTGGCATCAGGAAGTGGATATGGAGCTTGCGGTTACGTTGGTCAAGGAAAAAGCTGCTGTGGTGGTCAATCGGTACACGATTCGCCGATTGTTCAGCAACAAGGATTTCAAGCGGTATATTCTGACGCGGGATCACTACACTTGTTACTTCTGTGGATCGTATGGGGATACAATCGACCATCTGCTGCCGCGTGCCAAAGGTGGACATACCACCCCGCTTAACTGTGTCTGCGCCTGCAATCTCTGCAACCAGTCCAAAGCGGCAATGGATGCTGAAGAGTTCATGCGTTCCGGGATTCCCGAATGGAATGCTGCCCATCAGGCAGAATTGATTGAACTCGCAATGCAGGAAGCGCAGCTGGAATAA
- a CDS encoding DUF1835 domain-containing protein, whose translation MIDDIFAFSRWLNRMNENELRSALRVLYMKSAQVVKRQEEQGEKVDFADAVQSLFRNMDTPFDLGRLEQQALAEVDKPNEIHITFGESPLSSLKMGMSTLPNQEKRSFFSMDDDYAVGPLGDLAHRADLQRRHLWLTERMCLSDREAYAMHELESIFELSSTMQSIDSKTSIIIWYSNNAREKTGLLYAMHLLRSSKSPIYLIETSGLYQQLFNRPDVQYDVLHTGEILPEKLLSMWQVCSEQEPLSKQERLQLEQDWLELSVQPGLLRMMENGEIRSLPEDALDEYIMQKVRELTPNWEPGKYIRAARIVGEVIGTSSQHIGDAFVEYRLRQLVLQGRLEMDGKPLAMRYYSVRLAER comes from the coding sequence ATGATTGATGATATCTTTGCTTTCAGTCGATGGTTGAATCGCATGAATGAGAATGAACTTCGTTCAGCACTGCGTGTGCTTTATATGAAATCAGCACAGGTGGTCAAGCGGCAGGAAGAGCAAGGCGAAAAGGTGGATTTTGCGGACGCGGTACAGTCACTGTTTAGGAATATGGATACCCCGTTTGATTTGGGGCGTCTGGAACAACAAGCTCTCGCCGAGGTCGACAAGCCAAATGAAATTCATATTACGTTTGGAGAATCACCTCTGAGTAGTCTGAAAATGGGAATGAGCACGTTACCTAATCAGGAAAAGCGGAGCTTCTTCTCTATGGATGATGATTATGCTGTGGGTCCGTTAGGTGATCTGGCCCATCGTGCAGATTTGCAGCGCAGGCATCTTTGGCTGACCGAACGAATGTGTCTCAGTGACCGCGAGGCTTATGCCATGCATGAGCTTGAATCAATATTTGAGCTTAGCTCCACAATGCAGTCTATTGATTCCAAGACGTCAATCATCATCTGGTATTCGAATAATGCACGTGAGAAGACGGGACTGCTCTATGCGATGCATCTATTGCGCAGCAGTAAGAGTCCTATATATCTGATCGAAACGAGCGGCTTATATCAGCAATTATTCAATAGACCTGATGTTCAATATGATGTGCTCCACACAGGCGAGATTCTTCCGGAAAAGCTTCTGTCGATGTGGCAAGTCTGCTCTGAGCAAGAGCCGCTGTCCAAGCAAGAACGCCTCCAACTGGAACAGGATTGGCTGGAACTTTCGGTACAGCCCGGACTATTGCGTATGATGGAGAATGGTGAGATTCGAAGTCTACCTGAAGATGCGTTGGACGAGTACATTATGCAGAAGGTAAGGGAACTGACACCGAACTGGGAGCCAGGCAAGTATATCCGAGCAGCTCGTATTGTGGGCGAAGTGATTGGGACGAGCAGCCAGCATATAGGTGATGCGTTCGTGGAGTACCGTCTACGACAACTGGTGCTGCAAGGCCGACTTGAGATGGATGGAAAGCCACTTGCAATGAGGTATTACAGTGTTCGGCTTGCCGAACGCTGA